From the genome of Miscanthus floridulus cultivar M001 chromosome 10, ASM1932011v1, whole genome shotgun sequence, one region includes:
- the LOC136489877 gene encoding putative serpin-Z8 translates to MVWMQEDAVDGDVGVVGAAAGVGEVERDGEDRRDRLVEKLASCPGFWHYRLPTSQVPVGDFRLPKFELSASGSVREALSDGMGIKSAFVAGEADLADMAAKRDEDADTAGTPLYVADVCHKAVIEVNEGGTVADGATAKRI, encoded by the exons ATGGTGTGGATGCAGGAGGACGCGGTGGATGGGGACGTGGGGGTGGTCGGTGCGGCGGCTGGGGTCGGCGAGGTGGAGCGAGATGGCGAGGATCGCCGGgatc GTCTCGTCGAGAAGTTAGCCTCTTGCCCCGGGTTCTGGCACTACCGCCTGCCGACCTCGCAGGTCCCCGTCGGGGACTTCCGGCTGCCCAAGTTCGAGCTGTCCGCCTCCGGTAGCGTGAGGGAGGCCCTGAGTGACGGCATGGGGATCAAGTCCGCTTTCGTTGCCGGCGAAGCTGACCTGGCCGACATGGCGGCCAAGCGCGACGAGGACGCTGACACTGCTGGCACGCCGCTGTACGTTGCGGACGTCTGCCATAAGGCAGTGATCGAGGTGAACGAGGGAGGCACCGTTGCCGATGGTGCTACTGCAAAGCGTATTTAG